In Aphelocoma coerulescens isolate FSJ_1873_10779 chromosome 3, UR_Acoe_1.0, whole genome shotgun sequence, a single window of DNA contains:
- the TMEM244 gene encoding putative transmembrane protein 244, with amino-acid sequence MALKVKTAETKVVLVNLLICIVVFYTVYYVVLSVCFAVFRIKMLDGLAPFDFKTNPSWINPYYLVLVISLEITFFVCGLLFALVVEEWVWDYAVTVTIIHIIVTSVVMSEFPLMLHWWLALGSGVISMICGGQILAYCLFKDNFIYPILDDF; translated from the exons ATGGCTCTCAAGGTCAAAACTGCTGAAACCAAG GTTGTTCTGGTGAACCTGTTGATATGCATAGTAGTTTTCTACACTGTGTACTATGTGGTCCTATCTGTGTGCTTTGCAGTATTCAG GATTAAAATGTTGGACGGTTTGGCACCTTTTGATTTTAAAACGAATCCTTCATGGATTAATCCGTATTATTTAG TTCTTGTGATATCCTTGGAAATAACTTTCTTCGTTTGTGGTCTGCTGTTTGCTCTGGTTGTGGAAGAATGGGTTTGGGATTATGCTGTAACAGTTACTATTATTCATATCATCGTAACTTCAGTTG TTATGTCTGAATTCCCCCTGATGTTACACTGGTGGCTGGCATTAG GATCTGGAGTCATTTCAATGATTTGTGGAGGACAGATTTTGGCATACTGCTTGTTCAAAGACAACTTCATTTACCCCATTCTAGATGATTTTTGA